The following proteins are co-located in the Paludibaculum fermentans genome:
- a CDS encoding ribonuclease HII, which produces MRCTNQLEDEVRRTGYVRIAGVDEAGRGCLFGPVFAAAVILDPDKPLRGLADSKTLACERRAELAVLIRERAMAWAVASASASEIDQINILQASRLAMRRAVEALNPPCDYLLVDATTVDWPVPQQALIKGDARVRAIAAASILAKVGRDECIGLLDEQYPGYGLARHKGYPTAEHKEALLRLGPTDLHRRSYAPVLQALQRTL; this is translated from the coding sequence GTGCGTTGCACCAACCAGTTGGAAGACGAGGTGCGACGCACGGGCTATGTCAGAATCGCGGGTGTCGATGAGGCCGGGCGGGGTTGCCTGTTCGGGCCTGTATTTGCCGCCGCCGTGATTCTAGATCCTGATAAGCCGTTGCGGGGTCTTGCCGACAGCAAGACCTTGGCATGTGAACGCCGCGCGGAACTGGCGGTTCTGATCCGGGAAAGGGCCATGGCTTGGGCAGTCGCCTCCGCCTCGGCCTCCGAGATCGATCAGATCAATATCCTCCAGGCCTCGCGGTTGGCCATGCGCCGTGCCGTGGAAGCGTTGAATCCGCCCTGCGACTATCTTCTCGTGGACGCCACTACCGTCGACTGGCCGGTTCCCCAACAGGCCCTGATCAAGGGCGACGCACGGGTGCGCGCCATTGCCGCCGCCTCGATTCTGGCCAAAGTCGGCCGCGACGAGTGCATCGGCCTGCTGGATGAGCAGTATCCCGGCTATGGACTGGCCCGGCACAAAGGCTACCCCACGGCCGAACACAAGGAGGCGTTATTGCGCCTCGGTCCTACCGATCTCCATCGCCGCTCGTATGCCCCCGTGCTCCAGGCCCTCCAACGTACGTTATGA
- the ffh gene encoding signal recognition particle protein, giving the protein MFDSLSDKLQRVFKNIRGEGKLTAENMEVALKEIRVALLEADVHFKVVKAFMEGVRTKALGQEVLSSFSPAQQVIKIVRDELITVLGTHTARLRTANQPPTVVMVVGLQGSGKTTSSGKLARYLSKNGHRPLLVSVDVYRPAARQQLAVLAKDLGIPIYEGTPEETKPVDLARSARREAEISGRDMVLVDTAGRLHIDEDLMTELSQLKEALNPTEILFVADAMTGQDAVKSAEEFHKRLGITGVVLTKMDGDARGGAALSIRHITGQPLKFVGTGEKSDALEAFHPDRAASRILGMGDVLSFIEKVESAVDQKKAEQMQRKLLEDDFTLEDFRDQLKQLRKLGSLESLLGMMPQVGMLKELKNVKVDEHEFTRVVAIIDSMTPKERDNHMLINGSRRRRIAKGSGTSVQDVNNLLKQYGQARKMMKSVSGGLLGKKMGKLKLPFPNPFG; this is encoded by the coding sequence ATGTTCGATTCGTTAAGCGACAAGCTACAGCGGGTATTCAAGAATATCCGTGGCGAAGGCAAGCTGACGGCCGAGAACATGGAAGTGGCCCTTAAGGAGATCCGTGTGGCTCTCCTCGAGGCGGACGTCCATTTCAAGGTCGTAAAAGCCTTCATGGAAGGGGTGCGCACAAAGGCACTCGGCCAGGAAGTCCTATCGTCCTTCTCCCCCGCCCAGCAGGTGATCAAGATCGTCCGGGATGAGCTCATCACTGTCCTGGGCACCCACACCGCCCGCCTTCGCACCGCCAACCAGCCGCCCACTGTGGTGATGGTCGTCGGCCTCCAGGGCTCCGGTAAAACCACCTCCAGCGGCAAGTTAGCCCGCTATCTGTCCAAAAACGGCCACCGGCCGCTGCTTGTTTCCGTCGACGTCTACCGCCCCGCCGCCCGCCAGCAACTCGCTGTTCTCGCCAAAGACCTCGGCATTCCGATCTACGAAGGCACCCCCGAAGAGACCAAACCTGTCGATCTGGCCCGATCTGCCCGGCGTGAAGCCGAGATCAGCGGCCGCGACATGGTGCTGGTCGACACCGCCGGCCGCCTGCACATCGACGAAGACCTGATGACCGAGCTCTCGCAGCTCAAAGAGGCCCTGAACCCCACCGAGATCCTCTTCGTGGCCGACGCCATGACTGGCCAGGACGCCGTCAAAAGCGCCGAGGAGTTTCATAAGCGCCTTGGAATCACTGGTGTAGTACTCACCAAGATGGACGGCGACGCCCGTGGCGGCGCGGCCCTCTCCATCCGCCACATCACCGGGCAACCCCTTAAGTTTGTCGGTACGGGCGAAAAATCAGACGCCCTGGAAGCCTTCCATCCCGATCGCGCCGCCTCGCGCATCCTGGGCATGGGCGACGTGCTCAGCTTCATCGAGAAGGTGGAGTCCGCCGTCGACCAGAAGAAGGCCGAGCAGATGCAGCGCAAGCTGCTCGAGGACGATTTCACCCTCGAGGATTTCCGCGACCAGCTCAAGCAATTGCGCAAGCTGGGGTCGCTCGAGTCCCTCCTGGGCATGATGCCGCAGGTCGGCATGTTGAAGGAATTGAAGAACGTAAAGGTCGATGAGCACGAGTTCACCCGCGTGGTGGCCATCATCGACTCCATGACGCCCAAAGAGCGGGACAACCACATGCTGATCAACGGTTCCCGCCGCCGCCGCATCGCCAAGGGCAGCGGCACCAGTGTCCAGGACGTCAATAACCTTTTGAAACAGTATGGGCAGGCACGCAAGATGATGAAATCCGTATCCGGCGGCCTGCTGGGCAAGAAGATGGGAAAACTGAAGCTGCCGTTTCCGAACCCTTTCGGGTGA
- a CDS encoding RNA polymerase sigma factor, producing MIEPEMTPAIPLANIVAASGAPVEALRMTEAGFRDLYALHARPLKSYLSRLTGNAALAEDLMQEAFYRLMRSELPAMDEAQRKSYLYRTATNLARDHFRSKKFEPAPLDERIATRPQEGQSGADIQLSADIQKVMNAIKPNERALMWMAYVEGASHREIAAVTGLKEASVRPLLFRVKQKLASLLRERGFRQETGR from the coding sequence GTGATAGAACCTGAGATGACTCCGGCGATTCCACTCGCGAACATAGTCGCGGCCAGCGGCGCGCCGGTGGAGGCGCTACGCATGACCGAGGCGGGCTTCCGCGACCTGTACGCGCTGCATGCGCGGCCGCTGAAGTCCTACCTCTCCCGGTTGACTGGCAATGCGGCGCTGGCCGAGGACCTGATGCAGGAGGCGTTCTACCGGCTGATGCGGTCCGAATTGCCGGCGATGGACGAGGCGCAACGGAAGAGCTACTTGTACCGGACGGCGACGAATCTGGCGCGGGACCACTTCCGGAGTAAGAAGTTCGAACCGGCTCCGCTGGATGAGCGGATTGCGACCCGTCCGCAGGAAGGCCAGAGCGGAGCCGATATTCAACTGTCGGCGGACATCCAGAAAGTGATGAATGCCATCAAACCGAATGAGCGGGCGCTGATGTGGATGGCGTATGTGGAAGGGGCGAGCCACCGGGAGATAGCGGCCGTGACGGGGCTGAAAGAGGCCAGCGTGCGGCCGCTGCTGTTCCGGGTGAAGCAGAAACTGGCGAGCCTCTTGCGTGAACGGGGCTTCCGGCAGGAGACTGGACGATGA
- the rpsP gene encoding 30S ribosomal protein S16, translating to MLMIRLARFGAKKKPTYRVVVIEKDRARDSKAIEVLGHYNPVADPAVVQLDHARIEHWTKSGAQLSDTVARLVKANPAPVEQPAA from the coding sequence ATGTTGATGATTCGGTTGGCGCGTTTCGGCGCCAAGAAGAAGCCCACTTACCGTGTGGTCGTGATTGAAAAGGATCGCGCCCGCGACTCCAAGGCCATTGAGGTTTTGGGGCATTACAACCCCGTCGCCGACCCGGCCGTGGTCCAGTTGGATCATGCCCGCATCGAGCATTGGACCAAGAGCGGCGCGCAGCTGTCCGACACCGTCGCCCGCCTGGTCAAGGCAAACCCGGCTCCGGTGGAACAGCCCGCGGCCTAA
- a CDS encoding mevalonate kinase family protein: MMIERCAYARAGLIGNPSDGYFGKTIAVIVRNYQARVTIYEAPRISIRAGHRDRLDFSSFSEFLEDVHLNGYYGGVRLIKAAIKKFNDWCAAKEIRLDRTFAIEYDTNVPVRVGLAGSSAIVTATIRALMAFFHIEIPKPVLPGLILSVELEELGIGAGLQDRVIQVYENAVFMDFEKARMERDGYGLYEPLDPALLPPLFVAFHDNLAEGTELTHNDLRSRFNRGEQAVLDAIQHWADLAEQSRILLQEGKGMAIGPLMNEAFDLRASLIRISPGNMELIRRGRDQGAFTQFCGSGGAIIGCYDGDPARLRRLRISYAEMGAELIVPQIQAVSKTNGEAVGAFRL, from the coding sequence ATGATGATTGAACGCTGCGCCTACGCGCGAGCCGGCCTGATCGGGAATCCATCAGACGGCTACTTCGGCAAGACCATCGCAGTCATCGTCAGGAACTACCAGGCCCGCGTCACCATATACGAAGCCCCCCGCATCTCCATCCGCGCCGGGCATCGGGACCGCCTGGACTTCTCCAGCTTTTCGGAGTTCCTGGAAGACGTCCACCTGAACGGGTACTACGGCGGCGTCCGCCTGATCAAGGCCGCCATCAAGAAATTCAACGACTGGTGCGCCGCCAAGGAAATCCGGCTGGACCGCACCTTCGCCATTGAGTACGACACGAACGTGCCGGTCCGCGTCGGCCTGGCCGGTTCCAGCGCCATTGTTACGGCCACAATCCGTGCATTAATGGCCTTTTTCCATATCGAAATCCCAAAACCGGTGCTGCCCGGCCTCATCCTCAGCGTCGAACTCGAGGAACTCGGCATCGGCGCCGGACTGCAGGACCGTGTCATCCAGGTCTATGAAAATGCGGTTTTCATGGACTTTGAAAAGGCCCGCATGGAGCGTGACGGCTACGGCTTGTATGAACCGCTCGACCCTGCCCTGCTGCCGCCCCTCTTCGTTGCCTTCCACGACAACCTGGCCGAGGGGACCGAACTGACCCATAACGACTTACGCAGCCGCTTCAACCGCGGTGAGCAGGCCGTGCTCGACGCCATCCAACACTGGGCGGACCTGGCCGAGCAATCCCGCATCCTGTTGCAGGAGGGGAAAGGCATGGCGATCGGTCCGCTCATGAACGAAGCCTTCGACCTGCGCGCCAGCCTGATCCGCATCAGCCCCGGCAATATGGAGCTCATCCGGCGCGGCCGCGACCAGGGCGCGTTCACCCAGTTCTGCGGTTCCGGCGGCGCCATCATCGGCTGTTACGACGGCGACCCGGCCCGCTTGCGGCGCCTGCGCATCTCCTACGCGGAGATGGGCGCTGAACTCATCGTTCCCCAGATCCAGGCCGTCTCCAAGACGAATGGCGAAGCAGTGGGGGCATTCCGTCTATGA
- the trmD gene encoding tRNA (guanosine(37)-N1)-methyltransferase TrmD, with protein sequence MIFHVLSIFPEFFQGPFGHGVVARADKSGLLQIKIHDLRTWTYDFHRTVDDRPFGGGEGMVLKPQPLFEAVEAILPNRNPEKQKVALLSAQGPVFHQGTARRFVELDELLLICGRYEGVDERVSEYLADEEISIGDFVLSGGELAAAVVVDAVARLIPGVLGNEESSRQESFSALEDGEESGILDCPHYTRPATFRGWSVPEVLLGGNHAEIRKWRRQAALEKTKRLRPDLLSSRAAVLDPDGVVKKG encoded by the coding sequence ATGATCTTCCATGTGCTCAGCATCTTCCCGGAGTTCTTCCAGGGACCTTTTGGGCATGGGGTCGTGGCCCGGGCGGATAAGTCCGGCCTGTTGCAGATCAAGATTCACGATCTGCGGACGTGGACCTACGACTTTCACCGGACCGTGGACGACCGCCCTTTCGGGGGCGGCGAAGGCATGGTACTGAAGCCACAGCCGCTGTTCGAGGCGGTGGAGGCGATTCTGCCCAACCGGAATCCGGAGAAGCAGAAGGTAGCACTGCTTTCGGCGCAGGGCCCCGTGTTCCATCAGGGGACCGCCCGGCGGTTTGTGGAATTGGATGAGCTTTTGCTGATCTGCGGACGCTATGAAGGCGTCGACGAACGGGTCAGTGAGTATTTGGCCGACGAGGAGATCTCGATCGGTGATTTTGTGTTGAGCGGCGGAGAGTTAGCCGCCGCGGTGGTAGTGGACGCAGTCGCCCGGTTGATTCCGGGTGTACTGGGCAACGAGGAATCTTCCCGTCAGGAGTCGTTTTCGGCTCTGGAAGACGGGGAGGAATCTGGCATCCTCGACTGTCCGCACTATACGCGGCCGGCAACATTTCGCGGCTGGAGCGTGCCGGAAGTTCTGCTGGGCGGAAATCATGCCGAGATCCGCAAGTGGCGCCGGCAGGCGGCATTGGAGAAAACGAAACGGCTCCGGCCGGATCTGCTGTCCTCACGGGCGGCGGTCCTGGACCCGGATGGAGTAGTGAAGAAAGGTTAG
- the rimM gene encoding ribosome maturation factor RimM (Essential for efficient processing of 16S rRNA), translated as MIGQLTRTHGLKGEILAEGWNDVERYQALPLVWLRNRTGAWARGGEPLQVESIRPHKGGLLVAFAGLPSVDDVEPLQGCEMVIRRTDRPPLDEGEFYMADLVGCEVFDRASGRKLGTVTGWQEFGGPVLLEVLAEGASPGEPGDSISIPFARSICVEINPAERRLGVDLPDGLLELNKTVPKEPGDAR; from the coding sequence ATGATCGGACAGTTGACCCGCACGCACGGCCTCAAGGGTGAGATTCTCGCCGAGGGCTGGAACGATGTGGAACGCTATCAGGCTCTGCCGCTGGTCTGGTTAAGAAACCGGACGGGTGCATGGGCTCGCGGCGGCGAACCGCTGCAGGTGGAAAGCATCCGCCCCCACAAGGGCGGTCTGCTGGTAGCTTTTGCGGGACTGCCGTCGGTGGACGATGTCGAGCCTCTGCAAGGGTGTGAGATGGTGATTCGCAGAACGGATCGCCCGCCCCTCGACGAGGGTGAGTTTTACATGGCCGACCTGGTCGGCTGTGAGGTGTTTGACCGTGCCTCCGGGCGCAAGCTCGGCACGGTGACCGGCTGGCAGGAGTTCGGCGGGCCGGTGTTGTTGGAGGTTTTGGCCGAGGGTGCGAGTCCCGGAGAACCCGGAGACAGCATTTCGATCCCCTTCGCCCGTTCGATCTGCGTGGAGATCAATCCCGCGGAACGGCGGCTGGGCGTGGATCTACCCGACGGCTTGCTGGAGTTGAACAAAACCGTGCCGAAAGAGCCCGGTGACGCCCGATGA
- the rplS gene encoding 50S ribosomal protein L19, producing MSPYVNKILNKNKRTDIPVLHIGDTIKVHVKIKEGDKERLQVFEGVLIARKNSGLGETITVRKISFGQGVERIFPIHAPVIDHVEVMRSGKVRRSKLYYLRALRGKAARLKERDQPKG from the coding sequence ATCAGCCCCTACGTGAACAAGATCCTCAATAAGAACAAGCGCACCGATATCCCCGTACTTCACATCGGCGACACCATCAAAGTCCACGTGAAGATCAAGGAAGGTGACAAAGAGCGGCTGCAGGTGTTCGAGGGTGTGCTGATCGCGCGCAAGAACAGCGGTCTGGGCGAGACCATCACGGTCCGCAAGATCAGCTTCGGCCAGGGCGTCGAGCGCATCTTCCCCATCCATGCGCCTGTCATCGACCACGTCGAAGTGATGCGCTCCGGCAAGGTGCGCCGCTCCAAGCTCTACTATCTCCGCGCCCTGCGTGGCAAGGCCGCTCGCCTGAAAGAGCGCGACCAGCCCAAGGGCTAG
- a CDS encoding KH domain-containing protein produces MKDLVEEIAKALVDTPDEVQVREVQGEQVTVLELRVAASDLGKVIGKQGRTARSVRTLLGAAGMKVNRRFTLEILE; encoded by the coding sequence ATGAAAGATCTCGTTGAGGAAATTGCGAAGGCGCTCGTGGACACGCCAGACGAAGTCCAGGTGCGTGAAGTACAGGGCGAGCAGGTAACCGTGCTCGAACTGCGGGTTGCGGCCAGCGACCTCGGCAAGGTGATCGGCAAACAGGGACGCACGGCGCGTTCCGTCCGCACCCTGCTGGGCGCCGCCGGGATGAAAGTCAATCGCCGCTTCACGCTGGAAATCCTTGAGTAA
- a CDS encoding response regulator, with protein sequence MALVCLCCLSWSCNRNAALSGPSVNSIRALRKLDQAALQGQVAVRIQGTVTFVDPAWKLLFVQDETGGVRVDNAELPPGLHPMQRVEITGMAGAGSPSPLIIQPAIRVLAGTAVVKPVDIGPERRIRPELEYNLVEMRGVIRSVGLEGTGRIKAVLQSATGPVNALVVDHAGGEYTGLVDNEVAIRGVLSLSFDAGGEPSRAKLRVSRLSDIRVLKQPTPLASLPAQSIASILTAGLDHLPVHRVRLRGRADGDQFSDSTGRLRLRAGFAAPSGPTEGAEALGFLDVEEGRLVLSDAQLIPVSDIANPAGSGTQTHLRTLTTIGEIHRMKSSEAALGYPVRMNAVVTAHEISRHSLFVQDSTGGIYVAGFSLDNSNLVTGDQIALEGVTGPGEFAPIILAPRIRKLGKAPLPQPHRPEIDDLLSGQEDSNWVEARGVVQAIRVSNADTTLDLNWGSHRFEARIPGLLTPPHSLLDATIRLRGVCGSRFNFRRQLVGISLLVPSLSFVTVDQPSSDPFLQPARPFSDLMSYSPDGNTAHRVRVYGKVVMTQPEGPTYLSDGSAGLVVEKHPRTALHAGDVVDVAGIPRPGEFSPRMGYAELRLIRSSQPPVPLHVTADQALEDARDLQLVEVDAFLVDRVVTQVDQTLVMQSGRVLFPAKLDLGTRLPPLERGSLLRLRGICSIHADGSEDLRPESFSLLLGDAGDVHVLRTAPWWTVRRTFEGLGLIGLVALLALSWVFILRRRVRQQTEIIQVKLTQEEALKEAAEAASRAKSEFLASMSHEIRTPMNGVLGMTELVLDTNLAKEQREYLELVKDSADGLLTVINDILDFSKIEAGKIEIDRVEFDLHESIHTVLRTFALRAHAKDLELISDFESGLPNIIIGDAARLRQVLVNLLGNALKFTAAGEVELKAMVDARDEKTGEFLLHFAVRDTGIGIPEDKQQVIFEAFTQADNSTTRMFGGTGLGLAISARLVNMMGGRLWVESVPQEGSTFHFTAKVQESAASTLPEAEGAYPLSGVRVLVVDDNSTNRRILDLTLASWNMSPILMSDAESALAELRRAQQCGEAYPLLLTDGHMPRMDGFTLAGCVRQDERLNETSIVLLTSAGKAGDAARCRELDMSSYLTKPVRRSELRAVLSRVLAGRLTMRQAIPAAPPVPVAAPAGGLDPLRFSQSLAGLRILLAEDNAINQRLAVQFLEKRGCQVTVAGNGKIAVEAVRKDQFSLVLMDAEMPEMDGLQATAAIRQWEKENGGHIPIVAMTASAMEGDRERCLNAGMDGYIAKPIRLAEFQAVVESFANGVPESTTAPFVIETK encoded by the coding sequence ATGGCGCTGGTATGCCTGTGCTGCCTCTCCTGGAGCTGCAATCGAAATGCGGCCTTGTCCGGCCCCTCCGTCAACTCCATCAGGGCACTGCGAAAGCTCGATCAGGCGGCATTGCAAGGCCAGGTTGCGGTACGAATCCAAGGCACAGTCACTTTCGTCGACCCAGCCTGGAAGCTTCTGTTCGTGCAGGACGAAACCGGCGGCGTGCGCGTGGACAACGCGGAGCTGCCGCCGGGCCTGCATCCCATGCAACGCGTGGAGATCACGGGCATGGCCGGGGCCGGCAGCCCCAGTCCCCTCATCATTCAACCGGCCATCCGGGTCCTGGCAGGCACCGCGGTTGTCAAACCGGTCGACATCGGACCAGAACGAAGAATTCGGCCGGAGCTGGAATACAACCTCGTGGAAATGCGCGGAGTCATCCGCTCCGTCGGCCTGGAGGGCACGGGACGTATCAAGGCAGTCCTGCAGTCAGCCACTGGACCGGTGAACGCGTTGGTCGTGGACCATGCGGGCGGCGAATACACCGGTCTCGTGGACAACGAGGTCGCCATTCGCGGAGTCCTCAGCCTGAGCTTCGACGCCGGCGGTGAACCCAGCCGCGCAAAGCTGCGGGTCTCGCGGCTATCCGACATCAGAGTCCTGAAACAGCCAACGCCGCTTGCCTCCCTGCCCGCCCAGTCCATCGCCTCCATCCTCACCGCGGGCTTGGATCACCTGCCTGTTCACCGGGTCCGGTTGCGCGGCCGCGCCGATGGCGACCAGTTCTCCGACTCTACCGGCCGGTTGCGGCTGCGAGCCGGCTTTGCCGCGCCATCCGGTCCGACCGAAGGCGCCGAGGCGCTGGGCTTCCTGGACGTGGAAGAAGGCAGACTGGTGCTGAGCGACGCCCAGTTGATTCCTGTCAGTGACATCGCCAATCCCGCCGGATCGGGCACTCAGACTCACCTGCGGACGTTGACCACCATAGGCGAGATCCATCGCATGAAATCGTCCGAGGCCGCCTTGGGCTACCCCGTGCGCATGAATGCGGTTGTGACCGCTCACGAGATCTCGCGCCACTCGCTCTTCGTGCAGGACTCAACGGGCGGCATCTATGTGGCGGGATTCTCACTAGACAACAGCAACCTCGTCACCGGCGACCAGATCGCACTGGAAGGCGTTACCGGCCCCGGAGAGTTTGCGCCGATCATTCTGGCCCCGCGCATCCGCAAGCTGGGCAAGGCGCCCCTGCCCCAGCCGCACAGACCTGAGATAGACGACCTGCTATCCGGCCAGGAAGACAGCAACTGGGTAGAGGCTCGCGGAGTCGTGCAGGCGATCAGGGTCTCGAACGCCGACACAACGCTGGACCTGAACTGGGGCTCGCACCGCTTCGAGGCCCGCATCCCCGGCTTGCTCACCCCGCCCCACAGCCTGCTGGACGCAACCATCCGCCTGCGCGGGGTCTGTGGTTCGCGCTTCAATTTCCGCCGCCAACTGGTGGGCATCTCGCTGCTGGTCCCTTCGCTCAGCTTCGTCACCGTGGATCAGCCGTCGTCCGACCCGTTCCTGCAACCGGCCCGGCCCTTCTCCGACCTCATGAGCTACTCGCCCGACGGCAACACGGCCCATCGGGTGAGGGTGTACGGCAAAGTTGTCATGACCCAACCGGAAGGTCCAACTTACCTCAGCGACGGCTCCGCGGGCCTGGTTGTGGAGAAGCATCCCAGGACTGCACTCCATGCCGGGGACGTTGTAGACGTAGCCGGCATTCCGCGTCCCGGTGAGTTCAGCCCACGGATGGGCTACGCCGAACTGCGCCTCATCCGCTCCAGCCAACCACCCGTGCCATTGCATGTCACGGCGGACCAGGCGCTGGAAGACGCCCGCGACCTGCAACTGGTCGAGGTGGACGCGTTTCTGGTCGACAGGGTTGTCACCCAGGTGGATCAGACACTGGTGATGCAGTCGGGCCGCGTGCTGTTCCCTGCCAAACTGGACCTCGGAACCCGTCTCCCCCCGCTGGAACGCGGCAGCCTGCTACGCCTCAGGGGCATCTGCTCGATCCATGCTGACGGCAGCGAGGATCTCAGGCCCGAATCGTTTTCCCTGCTGCTGGGCGATGCCGGCGATGTTCACGTGCTGCGGACGGCGCCCTGGTGGACGGTGCGGCGCACCTTCGAGGGGCTGGGACTGATCGGCCTCGTGGCCTTGTTGGCACTCTCGTGGGTGTTCATCCTGCGCCGCCGCGTGCGGCAGCAGACCGAGATCATTCAGGTCAAACTGACCCAGGAAGAGGCCCTGAAAGAAGCGGCCGAGGCCGCCAGCCGCGCCAAGAGCGAGTTTCTGGCCAGCATGAGCCACGAGATCCGCACGCCCATGAACGGCGTGCTGGGGATGACTGAGCTCGTGCTCGACACGAATCTGGCCAAGGAGCAGCGTGAGTACCTCGAACTGGTGAAGGACTCCGCGGATGGCCTGCTGACCGTGATCAACGACATCCTGGATTTCTCGAAGATCGAGGCCGGGAAGATCGAAATCGACCGCGTGGAATTCGATCTTCACGAGAGCATCCACACCGTCCTGCGCACCTTCGCGCTGCGGGCGCATGCCAAGGATCTCGAGCTGATCAGCGACTTCGAATCGGGTCTGCCGAATATAATCATCGGCGACGCCGCGCGCCTGCGCCAGGTGCTGGTGAACCTACTCGGCAACGCCCTCAAGTTCACGGCGGCCGGCGAAGTTGAGCTCAAAGCGATGGTGGATGCCCGCGACGAAAAGACCGGCGAGTTCCTGCTCCATTTTGCGGTACGGGATACCGGCATCGGCATTCCGGAGGATAAGCAGCAAGTCATCTTCGAGGCGTTCACACAGGCGGACAACTCGACGACGCGCATGTTCGGCGGGACGGGCCTGGGCCTGGCCATCTCGGCGCGCCTGGTGAACATGATGGGCGGCCGGCTGTGGGTCGAAAGTGTCCCGCAAGAGGGCAGCACCTTCCATTTCACGGCCAAAGTGCAGGAGTCCGCGGCGTCCACCTTGCCCGAGGCCGAAGGGGCTTACCCCTTGTCCGGTGTCCGGGTGCTGGTGGTCGATGATAACTCCACCAACCGCAGGATCCTGGATCTCACCCTGGCCAGCTGGAACATGAGTCCCATCCTGATGTCGGACGCCGAATCGGCCCTGGCAGAACTCCGGCGAGCCCAGCAATGCGGTGAAGCTTATCCGCTGCTGCTCACCGACGGCCATATGCCCCGCATGGATGGCTTCACCCTGGCCGGCTGTGTCCGCCAGGACGAGCGCCTGAACGAAACCTCGATTGTGCTGCTGACCTCGGCGGGCAAGGCGGGCGACGCCGCACGGTGCCGGGAATTGGACATGTCGTCCTATCTGACAAAGCCCGTGCGCCGGTCTGAGTTGCGCGCGGTGCTGAGCCGCGTCCTGGCCGGCCGTCTCACGATGCGACAGGCCATCCCTGCCGCGCCTCCGGTTCCTGTGGCCGCCCCGGCGGGGGGCCTGGATCCGCTGCGGTTCTCCCAATCACTGGCCGGCCTCAGAATCCTGCTGGCCGAGGACAACGCCATCAACCAGCGGCTCGCCGTGCAGTTCCTGGAAAAGCGTGGCTGTCAGGTGACCGTCGCCGGCAATGGGAAGATTGCCGTGGAAGCGGTGCGGAAGGATCAGTTCTCGCTGGTCCTGATGGACGCGGAGATGCCGGAGATGGATGGCCTGCAGGCGACCGCGGCGATCCGGCAGTGGGAGAAGGAGAACGGCGGCCACATCCCCATCGTGGCCATGACCGCCAGCGCGATGGAAGGCGATCGTGAACGCTGTCTCAACGCGGGCATGGACGGCTACATCGCGAAGCCCATCCGCCTGGCGGAGTTTCAGGCCGTCGTTGAGTCCTTTGCGAACGGAGTGCCGGAGAGTACCACCGCGCCCTTCGTCATCGAAACGAAGTGA
- the galU gene encoding UTP--glucose-1-phosphate uridylyltransferase GalU: protein MKVRKAVIPAAGMGTRFLPATKSMPKEMLPIVDKPVLQFVIEEAAQSGIEDVLIITGRGKQAIENHFDFNPDLEIFLRGAGKQHLVDQVRDIGDRVQIHYIRQKEQLGLGDAIRLARAHVGREPFAVLLGDTIIEPPPGQKPGLRQLLDSFEQTAASVVAVHHVPKEWVTRYGIVDGEPEGSNPDLLRLRKLVEKPAVNLAPSDLAIAGRYVFSADIFDCIDATQRGVGGEIQLTDAMNLLAQLQPVYALAWQAKRFDIGNRVEYAKCFLELALKREDTGPAIRAHLAQLLAEE, encoded by the coding sequence ATGAAGGTACGCAAAGCAGTCATCCCCGCCGCCGGCATGGGCACCCGCTTCCTGCCCGCCACCAAGAGCATGCCCAAGGAGATGCTCCCCATCGTCGACAAGCCGGTGCTCCAGTTTGTCATCGAAGAAGCGGCACAGAGCGGGATCGAGGATGTCCTCATCATCACCGGCCGCGGCAAACAGGCCATCGAGAATCACTTCGACTTCAATCCGGACCTCGAGATCTTCCTGCGCGGAGCCGGCAAGCAGCACCTGGTCGACCAGGTGCGCGACATCGGGGACCGTGTCCAGATCCACTACATTCGTCAGAAGGAGCAGTTGGGCTTGGGCGACGCCATCCGTCTCGCCCGCGCCCATGTCGGCCGCGAACCGTTCGCCGTCCTGCTGGGCGACACCATCATCGAACCGCCTCCGGGCCAGAAACCCGGGCTCCGGCAACTGTTGGATTCCTTCGAGCAAACCGCGGCCAGCGTCGTGGCAGTCCACCACGTGCCCAAGGAGTGGGTCACCCGCTACGGCATTGTGGACGGCGAACCGGAAGGCAGCAATCCCGACCTGCTGCGCCTGCGCAAGCTGGTCGAAAAGCCGGCCGTGAATCTGGCGCCCAGCGACCTGGCCATCGCCGGCCGCTATGTGTTCAGCGCCGATATCTTCGACTGCATCGATGCCACCCAACGTGGGGTCGGCGGCGAGATTCAGCTCACCGACGCCATGAATTTACTGGCCCAGCTCCAGCCTGTCTACGCCCTCGCCTGGCAGGCCAAGCGCTTCGACATCGGCAACCGGGTCGAATACGCCAAGTGTTTTCTTGAACTTGCGCTGAAACGGGAAGACACTGGACCGGCCATTCGCGCCCATCTGGCACAACTACTCGCCGAGGAGTGA